From one Labeo rohita strain BAU-BD-2019 chromosome 8, IGBB_LRoh.1.0, whole genome shotgun sequence genomic stretch:
- the ifrd2 gene encoding interferon-related developmental regulator 2 isoform X2 has translation MPRNKKGKRGGNSSSKGKNGVRGESGVSDDDLASDVLSHYSSASESASVVEEGTGEVVDEQTAQEETEDKLKQCIDNLMDKSAKTRLAALESLRLAFSSRVLYEFLLERRFTISDCLERSLRKGGGEEQAAAATVCALLCVQLGGGVEGEEGFKILRPILSSILIDSCATLSARQSCARALGMCCYVSASEDAEDLLKSLGHLESVFVGAYPLGDGSLPTVKAGTPALHSAALQSWALLCTLCPASRINTVLNHHLPRLHACLESSEVNFRIAVGETIALLYELGRDIDQEFEYEDCDALCDSLKSLATDGNKHRAKNDRRKQRSIFREVLHYIENEDFTEEKIQFGIETIYIDGWMRRRIYDAFKEVLESGVRHHLQFNPLLRDIFGLGPPLILDASVKASRISRTERHLFNSAAFKARTKLRNKVRDKRADVM, from the exons ATGCCACGAAACAAAAAGGGGAAACGCGGTGGGAACAGTTCGAGTAAGG GGAAAAATGGGGTGAGAGGCGAGTCTGGTGTGAGTGATGATGATTTGGCGTCGGATGTTCTCAGTCACTACAGCAGCGCCAGTGAGAGCGCGTCAGTTGTAGAGGAGGGCACAG GTGAGGTGGTAGATGAACAAACTGCTCAGGAAGAAACAGAAGACAAACTGAAGCAATGCATTGACAATCTGATGGACAAAAG tgctAAGACCCGTCTGGCTGCACTGGAGAGTCTGCGCTTGGCGTTTTCTTCCAGAGTGCTGTATGAGTTCCTGTTAGAGAGACGTTTCACCATCAGTGACTGTTTGGAAAGGAGCTTGAGGAAAG GTGGAGGAGAGGAGCAGGCGGCTGCTGCTACAGTGTGCGCTCTCTTGTGTGTTCAGCTCGGGGGTGGAGTTGAAGGTGAGGAGGGCTTCAAGATACTCCGCCCCATCCTCAGCTCCATCCTGATTGACAGCTGTGCCACTCTGTCAGCTCGACAGAGT TGCGCTCGAGCTCTGGGTATGTGCTGCTACGTGTCTGCCTCAGAAGATGCAGAG gaCCTGCTAAAATCTCTTGGTCATTTGGAGAGTGTATTTGTGGGTGCATATCCCCTGGGTGATGGCAGTCTTCCCACTGTCAAAGCCGGGACCCCTGCGCTCCACAGCGCCGCCCTGCAGTCTTGGGCTCTGCTCTGCACCCTCTGCCCTGCATCACGCATCAACACCGTTCTCAACCA CCACTTGCCACGTCTACATGCGTGTTTAGAAAGCAGCGAGGTGAACTTCAGGATTGCTGTGGGAGAGACCATTGCCCTGTTGTATGAACTGGGGCGGGACATCGATCAG GAGTTTGAGTATGAGGACTGCGATGCATTGTGTGACAGCCTAAAGAGCCTAGCGACTGATGGAAATAAACATCGTGCTAAAAATGACCGCAGGAAACAGCGCTCAATCTTTCGAGAGGTGCTGCACTACATTGAG AATGAAGATTTCACAGAGGAGAAGATCCAGTTTGGGATTGAGACCATCTACATTGATGGCTGGATGCGCCGCAGGATTTATGATGCCTTTAAGGAAGTGCTTGAGTCTGGAGTCAGACACCACTTACAG ttTAATCCTTTGTTGAGGGATATTTTTGGACTTGGACCTCCTCTCATCCTGGATGCATCTGTCAAAGCCAGCAGGATCTCCCGCACAGAGAGG CATCTGTTTAACTCTGCTGCCTTCAAAGCTCGGACTAAATTAAGGAACAAAGTGAGGGACAAACGTGCCGACGTGATGTGA
- the zgc:136971 gene encoding S9 family peptidase isoform X2 — MFSHTSQHTQLHKTILRGEEQPVLQRCEDCCSLYHCPFCGPEMFKPTIKSKCLKHLQGHRRRAIRHKEFFIFKCHLKCRTAPHFHCVSCTSTFMRKDGFLKHLAMCESKKPKVTVVELRSEESLPAADLQLTASEAGRTEEMPVSEGHESLISEDAQKIRRRKANFEQHLCPKRAASEYTVSQGPSDSEMADQDSTGEGDIMEEQVRTDDPSKSPVDEGDPSVVDLSVVDHNVTETTVSNSAADPHPIEADVTIQTLVNEMFSRHTPVESSVPQRCRSDAQDLCPFCGLMLHRKNLQVHLRRKHPDQVSNHEKPASSQVKNPKQQRLPLRQQQKIAMESEIRDVFRHCLRFPVPISASVVADEPVDTANEKRCVTVLTRWSQCDLERGVKLPFSQRWTLLCKHDTVEHVLPSGTSSHTEKELLSCHSPSGTLQAVIREEAGHQYVEVWGQNGLEKSLDLTALNKHGKVYEDAQFACLAWSPCEKKLLYVAEKKRVEPSAHSSVASANEDGGLVLLEEQDKNIYVEDWGEGLVGKSCPVLCVADLNKGAVIVYAGVPPHISPGQALWAPNGRGVVFVGQWNEPFRLGLKFCSNRRSALYYLDMKGNCECLSAEGVSVSSPRMSPDSCWIIYLQGQVFGPHHQCLKMMLYDMKNRSTSVLVDVVRRAEKGQFAGIYESLPSQCWSADSERIFFSSACENNKALFSVDRTTGRVTQVCGLDALRLDDFGSVHLLTIQKDLMVMSCSSPNQPPCLKVGFLSSMDQAEDMQLCSVGGADVYEGFDWQPMLITPPSQEENHQFSGLNFGAILLKPYNPPERRKTPLVVNIHGGPHAHFAADWNATAASLTKLGYAVLMVNYRGSTGFGQDGIESLLGNVGSQDVKDVHRAVLCTLQNETTLDPDKVAVMGGSHGGFLACHLVGQYPDFYRACASRNPVINAATLLGTSDIVDWRYSSVGFQYAFDRLPTSQALISMLEKSPIIHAAQIRAPVLLMLGGRDRRVSPHQGLELYRALKSSNTPVRLLWYSDEGHSLSKVNTQSDCFLNIVLWFKEHLN, encoded by the exons ATGTTCAGCCATACAAGTCAACACACACAG CTCCACAAAACTATTTTGCGAGGAGAGGAGCAGCCAGTTCTCCAGAGATGTGAGGACTGTTGTTCCTTGTACCACTGTCCTTTCTGTGGACCTGAGATGTTCAAACCCACCATCAAAagcaaatgtttaaaacatttacaggGTCACAGAAGAAGAGCAATACGACACAAGG agttctttattttcaaatgtcatttaaagTGCCGAACTGCTCCACACTTTCACTGCGTCAGCTGCACATCCACTTTTATGAGGAAAGATGGTTTTCTAAAACACCTGGCCATGTGTGAGAGCAAAAAACCAAAGGTAACGGTTGTGGAGCTGAGATCAGAGGAGAGTTTACCTGCAGCAGATCTTCAACTGACTGCATCTGAGGCTGGCAGAACTGAGGAGATGCCTGTCAGTGAGGGACACGAGAGCCTGATCTCCGAAGATGCTCAGAAAATCAGGAGAAGAAAAGCAAACTTTGAGCAACACTTGTGTCCTAAAAGG GCTGCAAGTGAGTACACAGTGAGCCAGGGTCCCAGTGATTCAGAGATGGCAGACCAAGACTCCACAG GTGAAGGAGATATTATGGAGGAACAGGTTAGAACAGATGACCCATCTAAATCCCCAGTGGATGAAGGCGATCCTTCAGTGGTAGATCTCTCTGTAGTGGATCACAATGTCACAGAGACCACCGTCTCAAATTCTGCTGCCGACCCGCATCCTATAGAGGCTGATGTCACCATACAGACTTTGGTAAATGAGATGTTCTCTCGACACACACCTGTTGAAAGCAGCGTGCCACAAAGATGCAGATCCGATGCACAAGATCTGTGTCCGTTCTGCGGTTTAATGCTGCACAGGAAGAATCTACAGGTGCATTTAAGAAGAAAGCACCCAGATCAAGTTTCAAACCACGAGAAACCTGCCTCTTCTCAGGTCAAAAACCCAAAACAGCAGAGACTCCCTTTGCGACAACAACAGAAG ATTGCAATGGAGAGTGAGATCAGAGATGTGTTCAGACACTGTCTCAGGTTTCCAGTGCCCATTTCTGCCTCTGTGGTTGCTGATGAGCCAGTGGACACTGCCAATGAAAAGCGTTGTGTCACCGTTTTGACCC GTTGGAGTCAGTGTGATTTGGAGAGAGGGGTGAAACTGCCTTTCTCTCAGAGATGGACTTTACTGTGTAAACATGACACAGTTGAGCATGTGCTGCCGTCTGGAACAAGCtcacacacagagaaaga GTTGCTCAGCTGCCATTCTCCTTCTGGGACACTTCAGGCTGTCATCCGGGAGGAGGCAGGACATCAGTATGTGGAG GTTTGGGGTCAAAATGGTCTGGAGAAAAGTTTGGACCTTACAGCTCTGAATAAACATGGAAAAGTCTACGAAGATG CTCAGTTTGCATGTCTGGCCTGGTCACCATGTGAAAAGAAGCTGCTCTATGTGGCTGAAAAAAAGAGGGTGGAACCATCAGCGCATTCATCAGTTGCATCAGCCAATGAGGATGGTGGGCTAGTGCTGCTTGAGGAACAG GATAAGAACATATATGTTGAAGACTGGGGTGAAGGTCTGGTGGGTAAGAGCTGTCCAGTTTTGTGTGTAGCTGATCTCAACAAAGGAGCAGTTATTGTATATGCTGGCGTCCCTCCACATATATCACCAGGGCAG GCTCTGTGGGCACCTAATGGAAGGGGCGTGGTCTTTGTGGGCCAATGGAATGAGCCGTTTAGACTGGGCCTTAAATTCTGCTCTAATCGTAG ATCAGCTCTCTACTACCTGGATATGAAAGGGAACTGTG AGTGCTTGTCAGCTGAAGGCGTGTCTGTTTCAAGCCCTCGAATGAGTCCAGACTCGTGCTGGATCATATACTTGCAGGGACAGGTGTTTGGACCACATCATCAGTGCCTGAAAATGATGCTG TACGACATGAAGAACAGAAGCACTTCAGTCTTAGTAGATGTGGTCAGGAGAGCAGAAAAAG GTCAGTTTGCTGGTATATACGAGTCTTTGCCGTCTCAATGCTGGTCTGCAGACAGTGAGAGAATCTTCTTCAGCAGTGCCTGTGAAAACAATAAG GCACTGTTCTCAGTTGACAGAACAACAGGAAGAGTCACACAAGTGTGTGGACTGGATGCGCTAAGACTAG ATGATTTTGGGAGTGTGCATCTATTGACAATACAAAAAGACCTGATGGTGATGAGCTGCTCATCTCCAAATCAACCTCCCTGCCTG AAAGTTGGCTTCCTGTCATCGATGGATCAAGCGGAAGACATGCAACTTTGTAGTGTGGGCGGAGCAGATGTGTATGAGGGATTTGATTGGCAGCCCATGTTGATCACACCCCCTTCTCAAGAGGAGAACCATCAGTTTT CTGGACTGAATTTTGGAGCAATTTTGTTGAAACCGTACAATCCTCCAGAGAGAAGGAAAACTCCTCTAGTGGTGAATATACATG GTGGTCCTCATGCGCATTTCGCTGCTGACTGGAATGCCACAGCCGCTTCTTTAACCAAACTGGGATATGCTGTACTGATGG TGAACTACAGGGGCTCCACTGGTTTTGGTCAAGATGGTATAGAGTCTCTGCTTGGAAACGTTGGCAGTCAGGAcgtcaaagatgttcat AGGGCAGTGTTGTGCACTTTGCAGAATGAGACGACATTAGATCCTGATAAGGTGGCAGTGATGGGTGGCTCTCACGGTGGTTTTCTGGCCTGCCACCTGGTTGGTCAATATCCAGATTTCTACAGAGCATGTGCGTCAAGAAACCCTGTGATCAACGCAGCTACGCTGCTTGGAACCAGTGATATTGTAGACTG GAGATATTCCTCTGTTGGGTTTCAGTATGCTTTTGATCGGCTGCCCACATCACAGGCCCTCATTTCCATGCTGGAAAAGTCACCTATAATACACGCTGCACAG ATCCGTGCTCCTGTGTTGTTGATGTTGGGTGGGAGAGACAGAAGAGTGTCACCTCACCAAGGTCTGGAGCTCTACAGAGCACTCAAGAGCAGTAATACACCTGTCAG GTTATTGTGGTACAGTGATGAGGGTCACTCGCTGTCTAAAGTCAACACTCAGTCTGACTGCTTCCTCAACATCGTTCTGTGGTTTAAAGAACATCTAAACTGA
- the ifrd2 gene encoding interferon-related developmental regulator 2 isoform X1 yields MPRNKKGKRGGNSSSKGSLRQEVLQLQLSKTALSRTGKNGVRGESGVSDDDLASDVLSHYSSASESASVVEEGTGEVVDEQTAQEETEDKLKQCIDNLMDKSAKTRLAALESLRLAFSSRVLYEFLLERRFTISDCLERSLRKGGGEEQAAAATVCALLCVQLGGGVEGEEGFKILRPILSSILIDSCATLSARQSCARALGMCCYVSASEDAEDLLKSLGHLESVFVGAYPLGDGSLPTVKAGTPALHSAALQSWALLCTLCPASRINTVLNHHLPRLHACLESSEVNFRIAVGETIALLYELGRDIDQEFEYEDCDALCDSLKSLATDGNKHRAKNDRRKQRSIFREVLHYIENEDFTEEKIQFGIETIYIDGWMRRRIYDAFKEVLESGVRHHLQFNPLLRDIFGLGPPLILDASVKASRISRTERHLFNSAAFKARTKLRNKVRDKRADVM; encoded by the exons ATGCCACGAAACAAAAAGGGGAAACGCGGTGGGAACAGTTCGAGTAAGG GCTCACTTCGACAGGAAGTGCTACAGCTGCAATTGTCAAAGACTGCCCTGTCACGTACAG GGAAAAATGGGGTGAGAGGCGAGTCTGGTGTGAGTGATGATGATTTGGCGTCGGATGTTCTCAGTCACTACAGCAGCGCCAGTGAGAGCGCGTCAGTTGTAGAGGAGGGCACAG GTGAGGTGGTAGATGAACAAACTGCTCAGGAAGAAACAGAAGACAAACTGAAGCAATGCATTGACAATCTGATGGACAAAAG tgctAAGACCCGTCTGGCTGCACTGGAGAGTCTGCGCTTGGCGTTTTCTTCCAGAGTGCTGTATGAGTTCCTGTTAGAGAGACGTTTCACCATCAGTGACTGTTTGGAAAGGAGCTTGAGGAAAG GTGGAGGAGAGGAGCAGGCGGCTGCTGCTACAGTGTGCGCTCTCTTGTGTGTTCAGCTCGGGGGTGGAGTTGAAGGTGAGGAGGGCTTCAAGATACTCCGCCCCATCCTCAGCTCCATCCTGATTGACAGCTGTGCCACTCTGTCAGCTCGACAGAGT TGCGCTCGAGCTCTGGGTATGTGCTGCTACGTGTCTGCCTCAGAAGATGCAGAG gaCCTGCTAAAATCTCTTGGTCATTTGGAGAGTGTATTTGTGGGTGCATATCCCCTGGGTGATGGCAGTCTTCCCACTGTCAAAGCCGGGACCCCTGCGCTCCACAGCGCCGCCCTGCAGTCTTGGGCTCTGCTCTGCACCCTCTGCCCTGCATCACGCATCAACACCGTTCTCAACCA CCACTTGCCACGTCTACATGCGTGTTTAGAAAGCAGCGAGGTGAACTTCAGGATTGCTGTGGGAGAGACCATTGCCCTGTTGTATGAACTGGGGCGGGACATCGATCAG GAGTTTGAGTATGAGGACTGCGATGCATTGTGTGACAGCCTAAAGAGCCTAGCGACTGATGGAAATAAACATCGTGCTAAAAATGACCGCAGGAAACAGCGCTCAATCTTTCGAGAGGTGCTGCACTACATTGAG AATGAAGATTTCACAGAGGAGAAGATCCAGTTTGGGATTGAGACCATCTACATTGATGGCTGGATGCGCCGCAGGATTTATGATGCCTTTAAGGAAGTGCTTGAGTCTGGAGTCAGACACCACTTACAG ttTAATCCTTTGTTGAGGGATATTTTTGGACTTGGACCTCCTCTCATCCTGGATGCATCTGTCAAAGCCAGCAGGATCTCCCGCACAGAGAGG CATCTGTTTAACTCTGCTGCCTTCAAAGCTCGGACTAAATTAAGGAACAAAGTGAGGGACAAACGTGCCGACGTGATGTGA
- the zgc:136971 gene encoding S9 family peptidase isoform X1 — MNKQGFQNTELITLQLHKTILRGEEQPVLQRCEDCCSLYHCPFCGPEMFKPTIKSKCLKHLQGHRRRAIRHKEFFIFKCHLKCRTAPHFHCVSCTSTFMRKDGFLKHLAMCESKKPKVTVVELRSEESLPAADLQLTASEAGRTEEMPVSEGHESLISEDAQKIRRRKANFEQHLCPKRAASEYTVSQGPSDSEMADQDSTGEGDIMEEQVRTDDPSKSPVDEGDPSVVDLSVVDHNVTETTVSNSAADPHPIEADVTIQTLVNEMFSRHTPVESSVPQRCRSDAQDLCPFCGLMLHRKNLQVHLRRKHPDQVSNHEKPASSQVKNPKQQRLPLRQQQKIAMESEIRDVFRHCLRFPVPISASVVADEPVDTANEKRCVTVLTRWSQCDLERGVKLPFSQRWTLLCKHDTVEHVLPSGTSSHTEKELLSCHSPSGTLQAVIREEAGHQYVEVWGQNGLEKSLDLTALNKHGKVYEDAQFACLAWSPCEKKLLYVAEKKRVEPSAHSSVASANEDGGLVLLEEQDKNIYVEDWGEGLVGKSCPVLCVADLNKGAVIVYAGVPPHISPGQALWAPNGRGVVFVGQWNEPFRLGLKFCSNRRSALYYLDMKGNCECLSAEGVSVSSPRMSPDSCWIIYLQGQVFGPHHQCLKMMLYDMKNRSTSVLVDVVRRAEKGQFAGIYESLPSQCWSADSERIFFSSACENNKALFSVDRTTGRVTQVCGLDALRLDDFGSVHLLTIQKDLMVMSCSSPNQPPCLKVGFLSSMDQAEDMQLCSVGGADVYEGFDWQPMLITPPSQEENHQFSGLNFGAILLKPYNPPERRKTPLVVNIHGGPHAHFAADWNATAASLTKLGYAVLMVNYRGSTGFGQDGIESLLGNVGSQDVKDVHRAVLCTLQNETTLDPDKVAVMGGSHGGFLACHLVGQYPDFYRACASRNPVINAATLLGTSDIVDWRYSSVGFQYAFDRLPTSQALISMLEKSPIIHAAQIRAPVLLMLGGRDRRVSPHQGLELYRALKSSNTPVRLLWYSDEGHSLSKVNTQSDCFLNIVLWFKEHLN; from the exons ATGAACAAGCAAGGTTTCCAAAATACAGAGCTTATAACGCTACAG CTCCACAAAACTATTTTGCGAGGAGAGGAGCAGCCAGTTCTCCAGAGATGTGAGGACTGTTGTTCCTTGTACCACTGTCCTTTCTGTGGACCTGAGATGTTCAAACCCACCATCAAAagcaaatgtttaaaacatttacaggGTCACAGAAGAAGAGCAATACGACACAAGG agttctttattttcaaatgtcatttaaagTGCCGAACTGCTCCACACTTTCACTGCGTCAGCTGCACATCCACTTTTATGAGGAAAGATGGTTTTCTAAAACACCTGGCCATGTGTGAGAGCAAAAAACCAAAGGTAACGGTTGTGGAGCTGAGATCAGAGGAGAGTTTACCTGCAGCAGATCTTCAACTGACTGCATCTGAGGCTGGCAGAACTGAGGAGATGCCTGTCAGTGAGGGACACGAGAGCCTGATCTCCGAAGATGCTCAGAAAATCAGGAGAAGAAAAGCAAACTTTGAGCAACACTTGTGTCCTAAAAGG GCTGCAAGTGAGTACACAGTGAGCCAGGGTCCCAGTGATTCAGAGATGGCAGACCAAGACTCCACAG GTGAAGGAGATATTATGGAGGAACAGGTTAGAACAGATGACCCATCTAAATCCCCAGTGGATGAAGGCGATCCTTCAGTGGTAGATCTCTCTGTAGTGGATCACAATGTCACAGAGACCACCGTCTCAAATTCTGCTGCCGACCCGCATCCTATAGAGGCTGATGTCACCATACAGACTTTGGTAAATGAGATGTTCTCTCGACACACACCTGTTGAAAGCAGCGTGCCACAAAGATGCAGATCCGATGCACAAGATCTGTGTCCGTTCTGCGGTTTAATGCTGCACAGGAAGAATCTACAGGTGCATTTAAGAAGAAAGCACCCAGATCAAGTTTCAAACCACGAGAAACCTGCCTCTTCTCAGGTCAAAAACCCAAAACAGCAGAGACTCCCTTTGCGACAACAACAGAAG ATTGCAATGGAGAGTGAGATCAGAGATGTGTTCAGACACTGTCTCAGGTTTCCAGTGCCCATTTCTGCCTCTGTGGTTGCTGATGAGCCAGTGGACACTGCCAATGAAAAGCGTTGTGTCACCGTTTTGACCC GTTGGAGTCAGTGTGATTTGGAGAGAGGGGTGAAACTGCCTTTCTCTCAGAGATGGACTTTACTGTGTAAACATGACACAGTTGAGCATGTGCTGCCGTCTGGAACAAGCtcacacacagagaaaga GTTGCTCAGCTGCCATTCTCCTTCTGGGACACTTCAGGCTGTCATCCGGGAGGAGGCAGGACATCAGTATGTGGAG GTTTGGGGTCAAAATGGTCTGGAGAAAAGTTTGGACCTTACAGCTCTGAATAAACATGGAAAAGTCTACGAAGATG CTCAGTTTGCATGTCTGGCCTGGTCACCATGTGAAAAGAAGCTGCTCTATGTGGCTGAAAAAAAGAGGGTGGAACCATCAGCGCATTCATCAGTTGCATCAGCCAATGAGGATGGTGGGCTAGTGCTGCTTGAGGAACAG GATAAGAACATATATGTTGAAGACTGGGGTGAAGGTCTGGTGGGTAAGAGCTGTCCAGTTTTGTGTGTAGCTGATCTCAACAAAGGAGCAGTTATTGTATATGCTGGCGTCCCTCCACATATATCACCAGGGCAG GCTCTGTGGGCACCTAATGGAAGGGGCGTGGTCTTTGTGGGCCAATGGAATGAGCCGTTTAGACTGGGCCTTAAATTCTGCTCTAATCGTAG ATCAGCTCTCTACTACCTGGATATGAAAGGGAACTGTG AGTGCTTGTCAGCTGAAGGCGTGTCTGTTTCAAGCCCTCGAATGAGTCCAGACTCGTGCTGGATCATATACTTGCAGGGACAGGTGTTTGGACCACATCATCAGTGCCTGAAAATGATGCTG TACGACATGAAGAACAGAAGCACTTCAGTCTTAGTAGATGTGGTCAGGAGAGCAGAAAAAG GTCAGTTTGCTGGTATATACGAGTCTTTGCCGTCTCAATGCTGGTCTGCAGACAGTGAGAGAATCTTCTTCAGCAGTGCCTGTGAAAACAATAAG GCACTGTTCTCAGTTGACAGAACAACAGGAAGAGTCACACAAGTGTGTGGACTGGATGCGCTAAGACTAG ATGATTTTGGGAGTGTGCATCTATTGACAATACAAAAAGACCTGATGGTGATGAGCTGCTCATCTCCAAATCAACCTCCCTGCCTG AAAGTTGGCTTCCTGTCATCGATGGATCAAGCGGAAGACATGCAACTTTGTAGTGTGGGCGGAGCAGATGTGTATGAGGGATTTGATTGGCAGCCCATGTTGATCACACCCCCTTCTCAAGAGGAGAACCATCAGTTTT CTGGACTGAATTTTGGAGCAATTTTGTTGAAACCGTACAATCCTCCAGAGAGAAGGAAAACTCCTCTAGTGGTGAATATACATG GTGGTCCTCATGCGCATTTCGCTGCTGACTGGAATGCCACAGCCGCTTCTTTAACCAAACTGGGATATGCTGTACTGATGG TGAACTACAGGGGCTCCACTGGTTTTGGTCAAGATGGTATAGAGTCTCTGCTTGGAAACGTTGGCAGTCAGGAcgtcaaagatgttcat AGGGCAGTGTTGTGCACTTTGCAGAATGAGACGACATTAGATCCTGATAAGGTGGCAGTGATGGGTGGCTCTCACGGTGGTTTTCTGGCCTGCCACCTGGTTGGTCAATATCCAGATTTCTACAGAGCATGTGCGTCAAGAAACCCTGTGATCAACGCAGCTACGCTGCTTGGAACCAGTGATATTGTAGACTG GAGATATTCCTCTGTTGGGTTTCAGTATGCTTTTGATCGGCTGCCCACATCACAGGCCCTCATTTCCATGCTGGAAAAGTCACCTATAATACACGCTGCACAG ATCCGTGCTCCTGTGTTGTTGATGTTGGGTGGGAGAGACAGAAGAGTGTCACCTCACCAAGGTCTGGAGCTCTACAGAGCACTCAAGAGCAGTAATACACCTGTCAG GTTATTGTGGTACAGTGATGAGGGTCACTCGCTGTCTAAAGTCAACACTCAGTCTGACTGCTTCCTCAACATCGTTCTGTGGTTTAAAGAACATCTAAACTGA